In the genome of Spirochaetia bacterium, one region contains:
- a CDS encoding proline--tRNA ligase: MKMSQMFSHTLREAPSAADCKGYEYLLRAGYIRQMGAGIFSLLPLGYRATVKIEGIIREEMDGIGGQELQMPVVNPADIWKETGRYYSIDKEMGRFTDRAGRDMVLAMTHEEDVTAIARGEIGTYKRLPRLVYQIQTKWRDDPRPRAGLIRVREFTMLDSYSFDTDWEGLRKQYKAHYASYFRIFSKAGLPAIAVSADTGMMGGKVSHEYMYLSPIGEDTIIRCPHCGYTANRQVATFKKDYYQEEMKPIEKIKTPDCKTIEELCEFLHIEPIKTAKAVFMVGTFIDDTNGKEVEKLIVALIRGTLEVEENKLQNFVKANSLRAAKIEEIKGAGMVPGFGSAIGCKEGTVVVVDDSVAKSNNLVAGANEEGYHFLNTNFGRDYQGQVADIASATNGYRCPVCGEPLTASKGVEIGNIFQLGTRYSEAMNCTYTAEDGSRKPTVMGSYGIGVGRLLACLAEEYNDEGGLKLPISVAPYQVHLICLIKDKDVGENIYKELSDAGIEVLYDDRKESAGVKFADADLIGIPVRITIGNRSFKERKAEVKFRNNLSEMQLFDLDNLTDEILAAIAGLRKDMQEHIVHKELD, translated from the coding sequence ATGAAGATGAGCCAGATGTTCTCCCATACCCTCAGAGAGGCTCCAAGTGCAGCAGATTGTAAAGGTTACGAATATCTGTTGCGAGCCGGATACATACGTCAGATGGGTGCGGGGATATTCAGCCTGCTTCCACTGGGATACCGTGCAACAGTAAAGATTGAAGGAATTATCAGAGAAGAAATGGATGGTATCGGCGGCCAGGAATTACAGATGCCTGTCGTCAATCCCGCTGATATATGGAAAGAAACAGGACGTTACTATAGCATAGACAAAGAAATGGGTCGGTTCACAGACAGGGCAGGAAGAGACATGGTCCTGGCCATGACCCATGAAGAAGATGTCACGGCCATAGCACGTGGAGAAATAGGTACCTACAAGCGTCTTCCAAGACTGGTATATCAGATCCAGACAAAGTGGAGGGATGACCCACGGCCAAGGGCAGGACTCATCAGAGTACGGGAGTTCACAATGCTGGACAGTTATAGCTTTGATACAGACTGGGAAGGTCTGCGTAAGCAATATAAGGCACACTATGCTTCATATTTCCGTATATTTTCCAAGGCAGGACTGCCAGCCATTGCTGTAAGCGCCGATACCGGCATGATGGGCGGCAAGGTATCCCATGAATACATGTATCTTTCACCCATAGGAGAAGACACTATCATCCGCTGCCCACATTGCGGCTATACAGCAAACCGACAGGTTGCAACGTTCAAAAAGGACTACTATCAGGAAGAAATGAAACCGATTGAAAAAATCAAGACACCTGACTGCAAGACCATTGAAGAACTGTGTGAATTTCTACATATTGAACCGATAAAGACTGCAAAAGCGGTCTTCATGGTCGGTACATTCATTGATGATACCAACGGAAAGGAAGTCGAAAAACTTATCGTAGCCTTAATCAGAGGAACCCTTGAAGTTGAAGAAAACAAGCTGCAGAATTTCGTAAAGGCAAATTCACTCAGAGCAGCCAAGATAGAAGAAATCAAAGGAGCCGGAATGGTTCCTGGCTTTGGTTCTGCAATAGGCTGCAAGGAAGGAACGGTAGTTGTCGTCGATGACAGCGTTGCAAAATCCAACAATCTTGTTGCAGGTGCAAACGAAGAAGGATATCACTTCCTGAATACAAATTTCGGCAGGGATTATCAAGGACAAGTGGCTGACATTGCCAGTGCTACGAACGGCTATAGATGTCCAGTCTGCGGAGAACCGCTTACTGCAAGCAAAGGCGTGGAAATAGGAAATATCTTCCAATTGGGAACCCGCTACAGTGAAGCAATGAATTGCACGTATACAGCAGAAGACGGATCAAGGAAACCGACAGTCATGGGATCATATGGCATCGGCGTAGGTAGGTTGCTGGCTTGTCTGGCAGAAGAATACAATGACGAGGGCGGACTCAAGCTACCCATTTCTGTGGCTCCTTACCAAGTACATCTTATCTGTCTCATCAAAGACAAAGATGTAGGTGAAAACATCTACAAGGAATTGAGCGATGCAGGCATTGAGGTCCTCTATGACGACAGGAAGGAAAGTGCCGGCGTCAAGTTTGCAGATGCTGATTTGATAGGCATACCAGTGAGAATTACCATCGGCAACAGGTCTTTCAAGGAAAGAAAGGCTGAAGTAAAATTCAGAAACAATCTGTCAGAAATGCAACTCTTTGACTTGGACAATCTCACTGACGAGATTCTTGCAGCCATTGCCGGTCTACGCAAGGACATGCAGGAACATATCGTTCACAAGGAACTTGACTGA
- a CDS encoding ankyrin repeat domain-containing protein: MSKNVDALNKKLLAAACSAEKAKDIRDLIRKGADVHCQNEWGMTPVMLAAQNNPSVVVLHALIAAGADIKATEPKYRSNSLHLAAGNSSNPKIIETLIKNGADLNSVNYLGETPLIMAVNSNKETRVVSALIKAGADFNAKDYQGHSVLEYAKANKRTYIVNTLKKLGAE, translated from the coding sequence ATGTCAAAAAACGTTGATGCTTTGAATAAGAAATTGCTGGCTGCTGCTTGCTCGGCAGAAAAAGCCAAGGATATCAGGGATTTGATTCGTAAGGGCGCAGATGTTCACTGTCAGAACGAATGGGGGATGACTCCTGTCATGCTTGCCGCTCAGAACAATCCGTCTGTTGTTGTGCTCCATGCTCTGATTGCTGCAGGTGCCGATATCAAGGCAACTGAGCCGAAATATCGTTCGAACAGTCTTCATCTGGCTGCAGGAAATTCGTCGAATCCAAAAATTATCGAAACGCTGATTAAAAATGGAGCTGACTTGAATTCTGTGAATTATCTTGGTGAAACACCACTTATCATGGCAGTCAACAGCAACAAGGAAACGAGGGTTGTTTCTGCCTTGATCAAGGCGGGAGCTGATTTCAATGCCAAGGATTACCAGGGGCATAGTGTACTTGAGTATGCGAAAGCCAATAAAAGGACCTACATCGTCAACACGTTGAAGAAACTAGGTGCTGAGTGA
- a CDS encoding rhomboid family intramembrane serine protease: MSTSFINRRFKMTYSNVTLKLVILNFIVYALIRLIWPSGFYYLSMIPSMVLQGAWWQFLTYMFVHANFSHIFFNMFALYIFGTAIESRIGSREFLCFYLVVGILSGIFSFFCYYLTGNNVVLMGASGAIYGVMLLFAVFFPFSTIYIFALIPVRAPYLIIAYFAIELFSQVFAVAGGVAHLTHLGGLLFGFLYCLIRMKINPIDVWKRTR, translated from the coding sequence ATGAGTACTTCTTTCATCAACAGACGGTTCAAGATGACGTATAGCAACGTGACACTGAAGTTGGTCATTCTTAATTTCATTGTCTATGCCCTTATCCGTCTGATATGGCCTTCAGGCTTCTATTATCTTTCCATGATTCCTTCAATGGTCCTGCAGGGTGCATGGTGGCAGTTCCTGACATATATGTTTGTCCATGCCAATTTCAGTCATATTTTCTTCAATATGTTTGCACTTTATATTTTTGGAACTGCCATTGAAAGCCGGATAGGTTCAAGGGAATTCTTGTGCTTTTATTTGGTAGTAGGTATCCTGTCAGGTATTTTCAGCTTCTTTTGCTATTATCTGACAGGTAACAATGTCGTGTTGATGGGAGCTTCAGGTGCCATCTATGGGGTTATGCTCCTCTTTGCTGTTTTCTTTCCATTCTCTACTATTTATATTTTTGCATTGATTCCAGTGCGTGCTCCATATCTGATCATAGCTTATTTTGCCATAGAACTGTTCAGCCAGGTCTTTGCAGTAGCAGGAGGAGTTGCTCATCTCACGCATCTGGGTGGTTTGCTGTTTGGTTTTCTCTATTGCTTGATAAGGATGAAAATCAATCCGATTGATGTATGGAAGCGTACCCGATAA
- a CDS encoding DMT family transporter, producing MNTKTRAVAYILGSAFCFSLMNFFVRLAGDLPFFEKVIFRNIVALFVAAFVLRKEHVPAFPRKKDALLMFSRICFGTVGLFANFYAIDHLVLSDASMLSKISPFSTMLFSFLFLREKVTRRQLLYTLGAFVGCAFVIKPEGSATLFPAMIGLLGGMSAGAAYASVRGLGIRGVAGPTIVFDFAFFSTLIALPLFIIGYVPMTLRQLLIMLAAGVCATIAQFALTIAYRYAPSREISIFDYSNVLFTAMFGFLFLSEIPDRWSLVGYGLTFSMALLMFLYNKKHVDMPEKP from the coding sequence ATGAATACCAAGACACGGGCTGTTGCATATATCCTTGGGTCTGCCTTTTGCTTTTCATTGATGAATTTTTTTGTCAGGTTGGCAGGTGATCTCCCTTTTTTTGAAAAAGTAATATTCAGAAACATCGTAGCTTTGTTTGTAGCTGCTTTTGTGCTTCGCAAGGAACATGTACCAGCTTTTCCCCGTAAAAAGGACGCGTTGCTGATGTTTTCACGGATCTGTTTCGGGACTGTCGGACTTTTTGCAAATTTCTATGCCATTGACCATCTTGTGCTTAGCGATGCATCGATGCTTAGCAAGATTTCGCCGTTCAGTACCATGCTGTTCAGTTTTCTTTTCCTGCGTGAAAAAGTTACCCGTCGTCAACTCCTTTATACGCTCGGTGCTTTTGTCGGTTGTGCCTTTGTGATCAAGCCGGAAGGAAGTGCTACCCTGTTTCCTGCAATGATAGGCTTGCTTGGCGGCATGTCTGCCGGAGCTGCATATGCAAGTGTGCGGGGCCTGGGAATCCGAGGCGTAGCAGGGCCTACGATTGTCTTTGATTTTGCTTTTTTCTCCACGTTGATTGCTCTTCCGCTTTTCATCATTGGTTACGTACCTATGACGCTACGCCAGTTGCTGATCATGCTGGCTGCCGGAGTGTGTGCAACTATAGCACAGTTTGCTCTGACTATTGCCTATCGATATGCCCCATCAAGGGAAATTTCCATCTTTGATTATTCCAACGTGCTGTTTACTGCCATGTTCGGCTTTTTGTTCCTTTCAGAAATACCTGACCGATGGAGTCTGGTTGGTTATGGTTTGACTTTTTCCATGGCTTTGTTGATGTTCCTTTATAATAAAAAACACGTTGATATGCCTGAAAAACCCTGA
- a CDS encoding SGNH/GDSL hydrolase family protein: protein MILSILGDSISTYDNFIPAGNASVYPFFDVDSPSKTWWGLLLEQTGLQLGCNDSYSGARITKSVPWFPEWSSFISSRRQNNIKGADLLIVLGGTNDFGTQYLLPTLDEFTEAYASLVNSIVTGNPNTKCCFCTPLQRTDIDLYTANHKGFSLADLQQSIRNVIATDSRAYLLDIGRHTITKDMSCLGDGLHPNAKGMSLLCKWILKDLEDLQIIPHPKN, encoded by the coding sequence ATGATCCTCAGTATTCTCGGTGATTCAATCTCCACGTATGATAATTTCATTCCTGCCGGCAATGCATCTGTCTATCCGTTTTTTGATGTCGATTCTCCATCAAAGACATGGTGGGGCCTGTTGCTGGAACAGACAGGACTCCAATTAGGTTGCAATGATTCATATAGCGGCGCAAGAATCACAAAATCCGTTCCTTGGTTTCCTGAATGGAGTTCGTTTATTTCATCCAGGCGGCAGAACAATATAAAGGGTGCTGACCTGTTGATTGTCCTCGGAGGCACAAATGACTTCGGCACCCAATACCTGTTACCGACACTGGATGAGTTTACTGAAGCATATGCATCACTTGTAAACAGCATAGTAACTGGCAATCCGAATACAAAGTGCTGCTTCTGTACCCCACTGCAACGTACCGATATAGATTTATACACAGCAAATCACAAAGGTTTTTCGTTGGCAGACCTACAGCAGTCCATCAGAAATGTCATTGCCACCGACAGCAGGGCATATCTATTGGATATCGGCAGGCATACCATCACCAAAGACATGTCCTGCCTCGGTGATGGATTACATCCAAATGCAAAGGGAATGAGTCTGCTGTGCAAATGGATCCTCAAGGACCTTGAAGATTTACAAATCATACCTCACCCCAAAAACTGA
- a CDS encoding RlmE family RNA methyltransferase, giving the protein MANSRRDKPDFYTKKAHKEGYPARSVYKLEEIQQQFNIIKKGDHILDVGAAPGSWTLYTYKVLLEGTGSIVSVDLNPLHLNPVPPTVTFFQGDAFSNEIKQNLIAHGPYDTIISDAAPMTTGNRTVDTTRSEWLAEQVVYLAAEHLKYHGNLVLKIFQGNGQQEVLAMIRKLFTKAKPFKPQACRKDSFEIFLVGLDRNNTML; this is encoded by the coding sequence ATGGCAAACAGCAGACGTGACAAACCGGACTTTTACACAAAGAAAGCTCATAAAGAAGGATATCCTGCCCGTTCAGTCTATAAACTTGAAGAAATACAGCAGCAGTTCAACATTATCAAAAAAGGAGACCATATATTGGATGTCGGAGCTGCTCCCGGTTCTTGGACCCTCTATACATACAAAGTATTGCTGGAAGGAACAGGCTCCATTGTTTCCGTTGATCTCAATCCCCTGCATCTGAACCCAGTACCTCCGACGGTAACTTTTTTCCAAGGTGATGCCTTCTCAAATGAAATAAAGCAGAATCTCATTGCACATGGTCCATATGATACGATCATCAGCGATGCAGCACCCATGACGACAGGCAATCGTACAGTCGATACCACAAGAAGTGAATGGCTTGCAGAACAAGTAGTCTATCTTGCTGCAGAACACCTTAAATATCATGGGAATCTCGTGCTCAAGATATTCCAAGGCAACGGTCAACAGGAAGTCCTTGCCATGATAAGAAAATTATTCACAAAGGCAAAGCCTTTCAAACCGCAGGCATGCAGAAAAGACTCTTTTGAAATTTTCCTTGTCGGTCTTGACCGCAACAATACGATGCTATAA
- a CDS encoding mechanosensitive ion channel family protein translates to MGPLVAGLGVTGVVLGLAFQDSLTNFFSGVMIVVNQPFRTGDYIEVGDFSGTVVGMDLMCLTLRTPDGKKITMSNKVAWDSPITNYSFTTRRGVSMTIGVPYGADLEVCRQVFKDMLASYPEVLSDPVPIIEVSELADSSVNFLVRPWVAPSDYWAVNWRFNAEVVGKLAEKGIDVPFPQLDIHVDGALKEKQQ, encoded by the coding sequence ATGGGCCCTTTGGTCGCCGGGCTTGGCGTGACAGGAGTAGTATTAGGCCTGGCCTTTCAGGATTCCCTTACAAATTTCTTTTCTGGAGTCATGATTGTCGTCAACCAACCATTCAGGACGGGAGATTATATAGAAGTCGGAGATTTCTCAGGGACTGTAGTAGGAATGGATCTGATGTGTCTGACTCTCCGTACGCCGGATGGCAAGAAAATTACCATGTCCAACAAGGTTGCATGGGACAGCCCTATCACCAATTATTCCTTTACGACCCGAAGGGGAGTTTCCATGACAATAGGAGTTCCATATGGTGCTGATTTGGAGGTCTGTCGACAAGTTTTCAAGGATATGCTTGCTTCTTATCCAGAGGTATTGAGCGATCCTGTTCCAATCATAGAAGTTTCAGAACTTGCTGATTCGTCAGTCAATTTCCTTGTCCGTCCTTGGGTAGCACCTTCTGACTATTGGGCTGTGAATTGGAGATTCAATGCCGAAGTTGTCGGTAAGCTTGCAGAAAAAGGTATCGATGTACCTTTTCCGCAACTGGATATTCATGTCGATGGTGCACTAAAAGAAAAGCAACAGTAG
- the htpG gene encoding molecular chaperone HtpG, which produces MERKKFKTEVSQLLQLIIHSLYSNKEIFLRELISNSSDAIDKLKYLSLTDEKLKDFPFEPRIDIEFTEGDNATLTLRDNGLGMDHDDLENNLGTIASSGTKKFLAAMEEDKRHDSNLIGQFGVGFYSAFMVSSKLEVTSRKAGDEQAWKWTSTGEGTYTVEEASRDQQGTTIVMYLNDDGKEYANRWEIEQLIKKYSDHIAYPIYLAYDQVNYDDKKKDEKGEPLKTTEHKVEQINSCTALWKRNKSELKDEDYNNFYKNVFSDSDDPMFYLHTKAEGTTEYTTLFYVPSKAPFDMNYADYRPGVKLYVKRVYITDDEKELLPTYLRFVRGVIDSEDLPLNVSREILQQNRIMSTIRNASVKKLLGEFKKISEDNPELYTKFIGQYNRPLKEGLYSDYANRDTLLELVRFKSSDHEGYVSLAQYKERMPEEQKNIYYITGGKEETLKASPLLEAYKKRGYEVLIMGDEIDDFVIGSVGTYKELPLKAINKSGAVDDLKNDDGKKQEESKEEKAVVEKIQKTLGDAVKKVVASTRLVDSPAIVVVDENDPTVQMQQMLKSMGQTVEEVKPILEVNCESPLVKKIEASEDEAYTKDLCAVLLGQAMLSQGVMPKDPVSFTKQLNSLLSR; this is translated from the coding sequence GTGGAACGTAAGAAATTCAAGACAGAGGTATCACAGCTTCTGCAGCTCATTATCCATTCTCTATACTCAAACAAAGAGATTTTTCTTAGGGAACTGATTTCAAATTCATCTGATGCAATAGACAAGCTCAAATACCTGTCTTTGACAGATGAGAAACTTAAGGATTTTCCCTTTGAACCGAGGATTGATATAGAATTCACCGAAGGTGACAATGCAACACTTACCCTTCGTGACAATGGCCTTGGCATGGATCATGATGATCTTGAGAATAACCTTGGTACCATAGCCTCCAGCGGAACAAAAAAGTTCCTTGCTGCGATGGAAGAAGACAAACGTCATGACAGCAATCTCATCGGACAGTTCGGAGTAGGATTCTACAGCGCATTCATGGTTTCTTCAAAACTTGAAGTGACCAGCCGCAAAGCAGGTGATGAACAGGCTTGGAAATGGACCAGTACCGGTGAAGGTACCTATACCGTTGAAGAAGCTTCCAGAGACCAGCAGGGTACTACCATCGTCATGTATCTCAATGATGATGGCAAAGAATATGCGAACAGATGGGAAATTGAACAACTGATAAAGAAATACAGTGATCATATTGCTTATCCTATTTATCTTGCATATGACCAAGTGAATTATGATGACAAAAAAAAGGACGAGAAAGGCGAACCTCTCAAGACTACCGAGCACAAGGTAGAGCAGATCAATTCCTGTACGGCTCTTTGGAAAAGAAACAAAAGCGAACTGAAGGACGAAGATTATAACAACTTCTACAAGAATGTTTTCAGCGATTCTGATGATCCTATGTTCTATCTGCATACGAAGGCCGAAGGTACTACAGAATATACTACCTTGTTCTATGTTCCCAGCAAGGCCCCGTTTGATATGAATTATGCGGATTATCGCCCTGGTGTAAAACTCTATGTCAAGCGTGTGTACATTACCGATGACGAAAAGGAGCTGTTGCCTACTTATCTGAGATTTGTCCGTGGCGTCATAGACAGCGAAGATCTTCCTCTCAATGTTTCCCGTGAGATTCTTCAGCAGAATCGTATCATGAGTACGATAAGGAATGCGAGCGTCAAGAAACTCTTGGGTGAATTCAAGAAGATTTCTGAGGATAATCCGGAGTTATATACGAAGTTCATCGGGCAATACAATAGGCCGCTCAAGGAAGGCCTGTATAGTGATTATGCCAATAGGGATACGTTACTTGAACTCGTCAGGTTCAAGTCTTCTGACCATGAGGGGTATGTATCATTGGCGCAGTATAAGGAAAGGATGCCTGAGGAACAGAAGAACATCTATTATATTACCGGAGGCAAAGAGGAAACGCTGAAAGCCAGTCCTTTGCTTGAAGCTTATAAGAAGCGGGGATATGAAGTACTCATCATGGGTGATGAGATTGATGATTTTGTCATCGGCTCTGTAGGAACTTACAAGGAACTTCCGCTCAAAGCTATAAACAAAAGCGGTGCAGTAGATGATCTGAAGAATGATGATGGCAAGAAGCAGGAAGAAAGCAAGGAAGAAAAGGCTGTTGTAGAAAAAATCCAGAAGACTCTTGGAGATGCAGTCAAGAAGGTCGTTGCTTCTACCCGTTTGGTAGATTCTCCTGCCATTGTGGTCGTGGATGAAAATGATCCTACTGTACAGATGCAGCAGATGCTCAAATCCATGGGACAGACAGTGGAGGAAGTCAAACCTATACTTGAAGTCAATTGTGAAAGTCCGCTTGTCAAAAAAATTGAGGCAAGTGAAGATGAAGCATATACAAAGGATTTGTGTGCTGTACTTTTGGGACAGGCGATGCTTTCCCAGGGTGTAATGCCGAAGGATCCTGTTTCCTTTACCAAACAGCTGAATTCGTTGCTTAGCCGATAA
- a CDS encoding glycerophosphodiester phosphodiesterase: MEKVNLTLHSGANDTVPNTRQYLDSCIGIKADFIEVDARSTVDGTVILHHNPDIQGLQISTSTYTTLQEADKNLTTLEEAMVFAKENNFKLNIDLKDISTAKPLATVLQKASFVQKCVISGCHKEDLLDIRAIEPEAKIIFNLEPEDFVSAKALAARIDMLKELEPIAANLNYRLLASDQIGNLLEFPSHCVSGLLIPKKGLRYAVILH, translated from the coding sequence ATGGAAAAGGTCAATCTTACACTTCATAGCGGAGCAAACGATACGGTTCCGAATACAAGACAATATCTGGACAGCTGCATCGGCATCAAGGCAGATTTCATCGAAGTCGACGCCCGAAGTACAGTAGATGGAACAGTCATCTTGCATCACAACCCGGACATACAAGGCTTGCAAATAAGTACTTCCACCTACACGACACTACAGGAAGCAGACAAGAATCTGACGACATTGGAAGAAGCAATGGTTTTTGCAAAAGAAAACAATTTCAAGCTGAACATCGACCTAAAGGATATTTCAACAGCAAAACCATTGGCTACTGTGCTTCAGAAAGCTTCATTTGTGCAGAAATGTGTCATTTCCGGCTGCCACAAAGAAGATCTTCTGGACATAAGAGCTATTGAGCCCGAAGCAAAGATAATTTTCAATCTGGAGCCGGAAGATTTCGTTTCAGCAAAAGCCCTGGCAGCAAGAATTGATATGTTGAAGGAACTTGAGCCCATAGCTGCCAATCTCAATTACCGTCTGCTAGCTTCGGATCAAATAGGAAATCTCCTGGAATTTCCATCCCACTGTGTGTCTGGACTGTTGATACCGAAGAAGGGTTTACGCTATGCAGTCATTTTGCATTAA
- a CDS encoding LacI family transcriptional regulator encodes MNLTELAKKLDVSASTISRVLNDKPGISQATRDKVLAAVKAEGFSLNCSARNLAKSETNFIGVIARKRGLAQDEALFHHSLAQFQEIFLKNNFIVIPLSYRDKKVDFASTPLSPSDFAGFIIRGQSIPSRVILSIQQYQVPYILLENDLQEIKVNTVICNDMEAEYELVSHLIKKGCRRIIHVTGPADWYNDRQRLIGYQKAMAEAKLPEEVYNEPDTTLQNGADCFLRIKLKKNEKTGIAFVNDAMALGYIDAAMRGGYVIPDDVSVTGFDDIPWAKLTKPALTTSQICIEQMCRLTARRLLDMINNPEEEPVKMIVPCCLKVRETT; translated from the coding sequence ATGAACTTGACGGAATTGGCAAAGAAACTAGATGTTTCAGCTTCGACTATTTCCCGTGTCCTGAATGACAAACCGGGGATCAGCCAGGCTACGAGGGACAAGGTGCTTGCTGCTGTAAAAGCTGAAGGTTTTTCCTTGAATTGCTCAGCAAGGAACTTGGCAAAATCGGAGACCAATTTTATCGGCGTCATTGCCCGCAAGAGAGGCTTGGCGCAGGATGAAGCTTTGTTTCACCACTCGCTGGCTCAATTCCAGGAGATTTTTCTCAAGAACAATTTCATTGTCATTCCTTTGTCTTATAGGGATAAGAAAGTTGATTTTGCCAGTACACCGCTTTCTCCATCTGATTTTGCCGGTTTCATAATACGGGGGCAATCCATTCCTAGCAGGGTAATCCTTTCCATCCAACAATATCAGGTGCCATATATCTTACTTGAAAATGATTTGCAGGAAATCAAAGTCAATACAGTCATATGCAATGATATGGAAGCTGAATACGAGCTTGTCAGCCATCTTATTAAAAAGGGTTGCAGGAGAATCATTCATGTAACCGGACCTGCAGATTGGTATAATGATCGCCAGAGGCTCATAGGTTACCAAAAGGCAATGGCGGAGGCCAAATTGCCAGAAGAGGTATACAATGAACCGGATACGACTTTGCAGAACGGTGCTGATTGCTTTCTTCGGATCAAATTGAAAAAGAATGAAAAAACAGGAATTGCATTTGTCAATGATGCAATGGCCTTGGGATATATCGATGCTGCCATGCGTGGAGGCTATGTCATACCGGATGATGTATCTGTTACCGGGTTCGATGACATTCCCTGGGCCAAGCTGACAAAACCAGCTCTTACGACTTCCCAGATCTGCATCGAGCAGATGTGCAGGTTAACTGCCAGGCGCTTGCTCGATATGATCAACAATCCTGAAGAAGAACCTGTAAAAATGATTGTGCCATGTTGCCTTAAGGTAAGAGAAACTACTTGA
- a CDS encoding extracellular solute-binding protein, with the protein MQKKVLLYPLALGLALSPIFANGSSEAKQEGPRTVKISVWTREGDTNHWRADLAKEAAVDLNKQLAAEGKDITIDPEPYIDGGDWGGFKKKYALAADSGEAPMIVISGHEDIATWGPAGYIVPFGDSVNAVEKLAPQFSDIKDNLWHCVTWNNKIWGIPQDCEARPMFFNKTLLKQMGWTDAQVAALPQELADGSFTQEDLIATAEEAVKKGVVKQGYGYWHRPLKGGDFIQFYVTNGGHIYDAEENKLIIERDPLIKCYEFQKKCVDTGITPKSYIGTEWNIWHNAVANNQVLFFNGGTWMWADWAKNYAKGGEDALFKNIGYGYEPTGIKGVPGTTLSHPLAYLVSSPSACGSKDQDLAFRLIGLMETTERNTRHAVESGHLGVLKSQDTYKTYEDSKFLSSCAPLLQNNFFQPNHPMYGIWFDSFWTNLVSAEQGEKTPQQAADDCIKTMKADIGDQLIVR; encoded by the coding sequence ATGCAAAAAAAGGTATTATTATATCCACTTGCCTTAGGGCTCGCCCTTAGTCCGATCTTTGCCAATGGATCCAGCGAAGCAAAGCAAGAAGGTCCAAGGACTGTAAAAATTTCAGTATGGACCCGTGAGGGTGACACAAACCACTGGAGAGCAGACCTTGCAAAAGAAGCCGCAGTCGATTTGAATAAGCAGCTCGCCGCAGAAGGCAAAGATATCACAATTGACCCGGAACCTTATATCGATGGAGGTGACTGGGGCGGTTTCAAGAAAAAATATGCTCTTGCTGCTGATTCAGGCGAAGCTCCCATGATTGTCATTTCAGGTCACGAGGACATCGCCACATGGGGTCCTGCCGGTTACATTGTTCCTTTCGGAGACTCCGTCAATGCAGTTGAGAAACTGGCTCCACAATTCTCTGACATCAAGGACAATCTCTGGCACTGTGTGACATGGAACAACAAGATCTGGGGTATCCCACAGGATTGTGAAGCCAGACCCATGTTCTTCAACAAGACATTGCTAAAGCAGATGGGTTGGACTGATGCACAGGTCGCAGCACTGCCGCAAGAACTTGCAGACGGTTCCTTTACACAGGAAGATCTGATTGCCACGGCTGAAGAAGCAGTCAAAAAAGGTGTTGTCAAACAAGGATATGGATATTGGCATCGCCCACTGAAAGGTGGAGACTTCATCCAGTTCTACGTTACCAATGGAGGTCATATCTATGATGCCGAAGAAAATAAGCTCATCATTGAACGTGATCCATTGATCAAATGCTATGAATTCCAGAAGAAATGTGTAGATACAGGTATTACGCCGAAGTCCTATATCGGCACAGAATGGAACATCTGGCATAATGCCGTGGCCAACAATCAGGTACTGTTCTTCAACGGCGGTACATGGATGTGGGCAGACTGGGCCAAGAACTATGCAAAAGGCGGAGAAGATGCGCTGTTCAAGAATATAGGCTACGGATATGAACCGACAGGAATCAAGGGCGTACCAGGAACTACACTGAGTCATCCGCTTGCTTATCTGGTTAGTTCACCTTCTGCCTGCGGTAGCAAGGACCAGGACCTTGCCTTCAGACTCATCGGTCTGATGGAAACGACAGAAAGGAATACACGGCATGCAGTAGAAAGCGGCCATCTTGGTGTACTCAAGTCACAGGATACCTACAAGACATATGAAGACAGTAAGTTCCTGAGCAGTTGTGCACCGTTGCTGCAGAATAATTTCTTCCAGCCGAATCATCCGATGTATGGAATCTGGTTTGACAGTTTCTGGACAAATCTTGTATCTGCTGAACAAGGAGAAAAAACCCCACAGCAGGCAGCAGATGACTGCATCAAGACTATGAAAGCCGATATCGGAGATCAACTGATCGTCCGCTGA